A genomic region of Drosophila kikkawai strain 14028-0561.14 chromosome X, DkikHiC1v2, whole genome shotgun sequence contains the following coding sequences:
- the LOC138929156 gene encoding uncharacterized protein, whose translation MASYNPSRLWRAAISAAATVEVSRTDDVVLGYPAEGEPSPGKTGPQAGVLPEDIDWEAFSEALEHADEILAGRRPLPDLHRAVSHAGAAAAVPNRVPVARRRVVFASAVGTPRSPTPEENRHGRPNGSSDSNDVVATGPRSKGSDVGTADDDGSQEDDDVVPVARRHRRASSMSDFDAADVARRTIFSASGVICGLKPKPNPKRSASELPPDPWMVQYDKDCLAKARLARAEQGNRPTPVPIKGPPATPAAEEKEEYPTADQDWVLPPAHWRIRIAGGRIPRSVVERVQPQEAANRRVNRKFLFYAGPEEFRVHFSKANRITISQRTPK comes from the coding sequence ATGGCGTCGTACAATCCGAGCCGTTTGTGGCGCGCGGCAATATCAGCCGCGGCCACCGTGGAAGTCTCCCGCACGGATGACGTGGTGCTGGGATATCCAGCCGAGGGAGAGCCGAGCCCCGGGAAGACCGGACCCCAGGCGGGAGTCCTGCCCGAGGACATCGATTGGGAGGCCTTCAGCGAGGCGCTGGAGCACGCCGACGAGATCCTAGCGGGCCGTAGACCGCTGCCCGATCTTCATCGAGCAGTTAGCCACGCCGGCGCAGCCGCGGCGGTGCCCAACCGGGTGCCAGTCGCACGTCGCCGGGTGGTGTTCGCGTCGGCCGTGGGGACCCCGAGGTCGCCGACACCCGAGGAGAACCGCCACGGTCGACCGAACGGGAGCAGCGACAGCAACGACGTAGTCGCCACAGGCCCTCGCAGCAAGGGCAGCGACGTGGGCAcagccgacgacgacggcagccaggaggacgacgacgtgGTCCCCGTCGCCAGGAGACACAGGCGGGCCAGCAGCATGTCGGACTTCGACGCGGCCGACGTTGCCCGACGCACCATATTCTCCGCGTCCGGGGTGATATGCGGCCTGAAGCCGAAGCCGAATCCCAAACGCAGCGCGAGCGAGCTGCCCCCCGATCCCTGGATGGTGCAGTACGACAAGGACTGCCTCGCCAAGGCCCGCCTCGCGCGAGCTGAGCAGGGCAACCGCCCTACACCGGTGCCGATCAAGGGTCCGCCTGCCACCCCCGCagccgaggagaaggaggagtatCCCACTGCCGATCAGGACTGGGTCCTGCCGCCTGCACACTGGCGTATCCGGATCGCGGGAGGACGGATCCCACGCTCTGTGGTCGAGCGAGTCCAACCGCAGGAGGCCGCGAACAGGCGAGTAAACAGGAAATTCCTGTTCTACGCGGGCCCAGAGGAGTTCAGGGTCCACTTCAGCAAGGCAAACAGGATCACCATCTCGCAGCGCACCCCGAAGTAA